One Skermanella sp. TT6 genomic window, CAGCTCCGCCGCATCCTTGTAACTGAAGTTTTCGACGGCGATCAGGACCATCACCTCGCGCTGTTCGTCCGGCAGGCGCATCAGCGACGCGACCGTCTCGCTGAAGTGGACCTGGGTGAACTGCGAGGCCGGGACGGCCTCCGACGCGAGTGACGCGATCTGGCCGGCGACCTCGCCCTCGAGCATGCGCCGCCGGACGGCGGAAGCATGCGTATTGTGCATGATGCCGAACAGCCACTTGCGCAGATCCCGGCGCGGGTCCCACGATCCGGCGCCCTCGATCGCGCGCGCAAGGGTCTCCTGAACCAGATCGTCGGACTGGTCGCTATTGCCGGTCAGCGCCAGCGCGTATCGGCGGAGCGGCAGGATATGATCTTTGAGCAGCGGGTGCATGGCCATCGTCTCGTTCCGCACATATTCGTGCGGCCGGCCGATTTATTCCCGGAGCTTCCACCCTCCGGGAAAATTTCTTTTCGCGACGAACGCCCCGCTCCCGGCGACGATACAGCCTTTGATTATCCCATACGGGACCTTAGATTGAGACCATGACACAGATCGACGACCGCAGGCTCGATCGCCGTTTCGAGCGACTGGAGCGGCAACTGCCTGCGACTGCCGCACGCGTCCTGCGCTGGCTCCGCGATCCCCGATCCACCTGGGTCAGGATTCCCGTGGGAGTGCTGCTGGTGATCGGCGGCCTCTTCAGCTTTCTGCCGATCCTCGGGATTTGGATGCTGCCGCTGGGACTGCTGCTGCTGGCCCAGGACATTCCCGTCCTGAAGCGCCCGACCAGCAGCGCGATGATCCGTCTGGAACGCCGCTGGGTGGAGTGGCGCCGCCGGCGGGCGGCGAGGAGCCGGTAAGGCCCCGTCAACGAAAAAAGGGGAGCGCCAGCGTTGCGGCACTCCCCTTTCCGGGTCTTCCCGGGACTCATCCGAGCCATAGGCCGACATTCATGGTCGCCAAGCCGAATACGGCCGCCAGCAGGATGGCCGTCCCCACCGGGAAGCCGGTCATGCCGTGCCTCCTCAGGCGGCCAGCCGGCGGCGGACATACTTGATGCGGCCAGCCTGGAAGTCTTCGAGATCGCCACGGCAGACGCCGATGTCCGCCAGGTCTTCGTCGGTCATGTTGAGCAGTTTGTTGAGATCGGAGTGGCGTACCAGGGTGCCTCCATGCTGCCGGCGCACGACCGACGGGATGCCGTCACGGTCGATGCCGATGTCGCTCAAGGCACGGTCGCTGAGGCGGTCGAGCTGGGCCCTTGTCTGGTAAACGCTCCAGTACCGGTACAGGAACGAGGAAACCCGTGCGAAGATGCTTCGATCCTCGGGCCGCTTAGCGGTTTCGGGACTGGAGCCGAGAAAGCCGGAAATGGTCGGCTGGATCATCTCGTCGGAATTGGTGGTGTAGGCGGTCATAGGTCGCTCCCAAGGAAAACAGTACGGGTAGCGCTTCTCTCCCTGCTTCGACTCTTCGGTTCGAATGCTTTTTCGGATCGGGTCGGGTCGACTCGGCGGCCGGACGTTCCAGCCCTTCAGTTGCCGATATTGCCCCGCAGTGCCCCGACGCTGTTCAGGCCGCCGGTCTGGACACGGAGGCCATGACGGCCTTCCAGCGCGGCGGCAGCCCAGGAAAGATTGCCGCTGGTGACATCGATATCCTGGCGATCGCGGCGGGAGAGCGAGTCCAGTTCGGCCTGCAGGCGACGCTGCTCCAGGCGTGCTTCGGCCCGGTGGAGCCATCCGGCGACGGTATTCGCCAGCATCCGGCGGGCAGCGTGGAAGAACCCGACGTGGGTGTGCTGAGTGACGTTCATGCTCGACATAGTGCCGTTCCTTTTCACTGGGCGGACGGCGCCTCTCTCCCGGATTTCCGTAACTTGCTCTTTTTGGATATGGCTTGCGGACGCCAGGCCTCAGTGGCTTTCCCGCAGCACGCCGAAGGTGTCGGCGGCATTCGATCTACCCTGCCTGTTGGCAGGCTTGGCGGGCGTCAGGCTGGATTCGGCCGCGTCGTAGGCGATCCGCACGATGTCGCCGCGATAGAGACCCATGTCCTTGAGCTCGGCATCGGAGAGCTGCGACAGTTCCGAATAGGTGGAACGGAACGCGCGATACTGGCTCCAGATCTGGCC contains:
- a CDS encoding sigma-70 family RNA polymerase sigma factor — its product is MAMHPLLKDHILPLRRYALALTGNSDQSDDLVQETLARAIEGAGSWDPRRDLRKWLFGIMHNTHASAVRRRMLEGEVAGQIASLASEAVPASQFTQVHFSETVASLMRLPDEQREVMVLIAVENFSYKDAAELLDIPVGTVMSRLARAREALRGSSATSPSDAPAANRPALRLVR
- a CDS encoding DUF1127 domain-containing protein translates to MTAYTTNSDEMIQPTISGFLGSSPETAKRPEDRSIFARVSSFLYRYWSVYQTRAQLDRLSDRALSDIGIDRDGIPSVVRRQHGGTLVRHSDLNKLLNMTDEDLADIGVCRGDLEDFQAGRIKYVRRRLAA
- a CDS encoding DUF1127 domain-containing protein; its protein translation is MNLFKHIGQIWSQYRAFRSTYSELSQLSDAELKDMGLYRGDIVRIAYDAAESSLTPAKPANRQGRSNAADTFGVLRESH